Proteins from one Paenibacillus sp. J23TS9 genomic window:
- a CDS encoding alpha/beta-type small acid-soluble spore protein codes for MARNSNRTVVPESRNMLNQMKYEIASEFGLGSSYGSGHGSADTEFAGELGEAGGSFAGGGSYGGHLTSRENGSVGGEMTKRLIRQAQQSLL; via the coding sequence ATGGCTAGAAACAGTAATCGTACAGTGGTTCCGGAATCCCGCAATATGCTCAATCAAATGAAGTATGAAATTGCTTCCGAATTTGGTCTTGGCTCGTCTTATGGCTCAGGCCATGGCAGCGCAGACACCGAGTTTGCCGGGGAATTGGGCGAGGCAGGTGGCTCGTTCGCAGGTGGTGGATCTTACGGCGGTCATCTGACTTCTCGTGAGAACGGATCTGTTGGTGGGGAAATGACCAAGCGGCTGATCCGTCAGGCTCAGCAAAGCTTGTTGTAA
- a CDS encoding Ig-like domain-containing protein, giving the protein MSNKSYPIKENSNVMKVQGGEQKVMKKILTVALSTAMAFSMFASVAFGDSATAVSAQDKFDSLKAKGIFNGYPDQQAHLEKDMTRAEFAKVITKLLGLKEVTGTLSYKDKGYDAKNWAVPYIEAVTAAGIMDGQDPVKKIFNYNGKVTVQEMATVLTRALKLEVPTTTDNSATEWAKGYVQAAIDKGLLSKDLNFQANASRELLVNTAYTIDELKNVSVKSYEVSDAGKTVTFTLNTGEVVKVTLDKALEANKETEVKYTAKDGVERVAKVTYVVTTATKVDKVSATNLKEVTVAFDGTVDEDTATDVTNYSLKSGKAIDSAKLSDDKKTVTLELVGTLNNNKTDAVTVSNIKAGSATVSGSNIEFSIIDNTLPEVSSVKSLGTKSVKVVFSEPVQLPAQSNFQLDGKAYFGKVAQVTNNTVILTPYNAALTVGDHKLAVSGVKDWAGFVALTSSHDITVVEDKDAPTVTSATATLESVTLTFSEEVDAETIDASNVYWMSGTTKYKASSVKALSDNKYKFTFSKTNALPTGAVLVYVEGVKDYSGNKIADKTTVTVNAEIDQTRPEVRKVEAIDSKTIQITASKTLDQTSVEDERNYTVTNKDGDVVSVKEATLVGKDKNIINLTLYTALSAGENTVTVKNIKDNTRLGNTMLDYSGKVTLGDTTNPKLDSTLVNTKTNTVVIGFDEKMDAATLADYSNYHVVINGTRTTLTPELADITVLNDSKAVQIKFAETFKGQKVVFSPDKTGAVKNINSLYVLGVKDVAGNLLSQFANSTSSTANKIDLDKDIDLGFGTYDGDYAGFPAALTAQDTVEVKLNASVVSAPESAFNVKYDGKSVEIKDVVLNGTSVVKLVLEDNLPVTSSNKLEVTVNFNAVDTLAGNFTAKGNVSTTNVLDKVAPTAIANTSSYKNLTQTAADEITVEFTEGVKLLGGLKESLAKDFTVVRDSDNKTLTANKDFVIKTVVANTVVIQLLDQPGRADETYYNVSFAGSKYLTDASTNVVNDAAKFSVTQTAKKYAATASDVKLAAAQKALDDAKAAQVIADKAASDAATAKTAADKAASDAAVAKTAADKAASDAVIAQAAANKAVAEDDGTDPVALAALKAEKAKADKAVTDTAAEKVITDKAATDTAAEKVKADKAATDTAAEKVKADKAVTDAQAALDELTKKN; this is encoded by the coding sequence ATGAGTAACAAGAGCTACCCAATTAAAGAAAACTCTAATGTGATGAAAGTTCAAGGAGGAGAACAAAAGGTTATGAAGAAAATTTTAACAGTAGCATTATCTACAGCTATGGCATTCTCTATGTTTGCATCTGTAGCATTCGGTGATTCCGCAACGGCGGTATCTGCACAAGACAAATTTGATTCCCTGAAAGCTAAAGGAATCTTCAACGGTTACCCAGATCAGCAAGCTCATCTGGAGAAAGACATGACTCGCGCTGAATTCGCGAAAGTCATCACTAAGCTTCTTGGACTGAAAGAAGTAACTGGCACATTGTCTTACAAAGACAAAGGCTATGACGCTAAGAACTGGGCTGTTCCTTACATCGAAGCAGTAACAGCTGCTGGTATCATGGACGGTCAAGATCCAGTTAAGAAAATCTTCAACTACAACGGTAAAGTAACTGTTCAAGAAATGGCTACTGTACTGACTCGTGCGTTGAAACTTGAAGTTCCAACTACCACTGACAACAGTGCGACTGAATGGGCTAAAGGTTATGTGCAAGCAGCAATCGACAAAGGTCTGCTTTCTAAAGATCTGAACTTCCAAGCGAACGCTTCCCGCGAATTGCTGGTTAACACTGCTTACACAATTGACGAGTTGAAAAACGTTTCTGTAAAATCCTACGAAGTTTCTGACGCTGGTAAAACTGTTACCTTCACACTGAACACTGGTGAAGTGGTAAAAGTGACTTTGGATAAAGCTCTTGAAGCTAACAAAGAAACTGAAGTTAAATACACAGCTAAAGACGGCGTAGAGCGCGTTGCTAAAGTAACTTATGTAGTAACTACTGCTACTAAAGTTGACAAAGTATCTGCAACTAACCTTAAAGAAGTAACTGTAGCATTCGACGGTACTGTTGATGAAGATACTGCTACAGACGTAACTAACTATTCTTTGAAGTCCGGTAAAGCAATTGATAGTGCTAAATTATCTGATGATAAGAAAACAGTTACGCTTGAACTAGTAGGTACTCTTAACAACAATAAAACTGATGCTGTAACTGTATCTAACATTAAAGCTGGTTCCGCAACAGTTAGTGGTTCGAATATTGAATTCTCAATCATTGACAATACACTTCCTGAAGTATCTTCCGTAAAATCTTTAGGAACTAAATCTGTTAAGGTTGTATTCAGTGAGCCAGTACAATTGCCAGCACAATCGAACTTCCAACTTGATGGCAAAGCGTACTTCGGTAAAGTTGCTCAAGTAACTAACAACACTGTTATCTTGACTCCTTACAATGCAGCTCTTACTGTAGGAGATCACAAGCTTGCAGTGAGTGGAGTTAAAGATTGGGCTGGATTCGTGGCTTTGACATCTTCTCATGATATTACTGTAGTTGAAGACAAAGATGCTCCGACAGTTACATCTGCAACAGCAACCTTGGAAAGTGTAACACTTACATTCTCTGAAGAAGTTGATGCGGAAACAATTGACGCTAGCAATGTATACTGGATGTCTGGTACAACTAAGTATAAAGCTTCTTCTGTTAAAGCTTTAAGTGACAACAAATATAAATTTACATTCAGCAAAACTAATGCTTTGCCAACGGGCGCAGTATTGGTATATGTTGAAGGCGTAAAAGACTACTCTGGCAATAAAATTGCTGATAAAACTACAGTGACGGTTAATGCTGAAATTGACCAAACTCGTCCAGAAGTGAGAAAGGTAGAAGCAATTGATTCTAAAACAATCCAAATTACTGCTTCGAAAACTCTTGACCAAACTTCTGTAGAAGATGAAAGAAACTACACTGTTACTAACAAAGACGGAGATGTGGTTTCGGTTAAAGAAGCTACACTAGTTGGTAAAGATAAAAACATCATCAACCTCACATTGTATACTGCTTTGTCCGCTGGTGAAAACACAGTAACAGTTAAAAACATTAAAGATAACACAAGACTTGGGAATACAATGCTTGATTATAGTGGTAAAGTAACTTTGGGTGATACTACAAATCCTAAGTTGGATTCTACACTTGTTAACACTAAAACTAACACTGTAGTTATCGGATTTGATGAGAAAATGGATGCAGCTACACTAGCTGACTATTCCAACTATCATGTAGTAATCAATGGTACAAGAACTACTTTGACCCCTGAGCTTGCTGATATTACTGTATTGAATGACAGCAAAGCAGTTCAAATTAAGTTTGCTGAGACTTTCAAAGGTCAAAAGGTTGTGTTCTCTCCTGATAAAACTGGAGCAGTGAAAAATATCAATTCATTGTATGTTCTTGGCGTTAAAGACGTTGCAGGCAACTTGTTGTCGCAATTCGCTAATAGCACATCTTCAACAGCAAATAAAATTGATTTGGATAAAGATATTGATCTTGGATTCGGTACGTATGATGGGGATTATGCAGGTTTCCCAGCTGCGTTAACAGCACAAGATACTGTCGAAGTTAAACTTAATGCTAGTGTAGTTTCAGCTCCTGAAAGTGCATTTAATGTTAAGTATGATGGAAAATCAGTAGAAATTAAAGATGTTGTGCTTAATGGAACATCTGTTGTTAAATTAGTACTTGAAGATAATCTTCCTGTTACATCTTCTAATAAGTTAGAAGTTACAGTTAATTTCAACGCTGTTGATACATTGGCTGGTAATTTCACTGCAAAGGGTAACGTTTCTACTACTAATGTATTAGATAAAGTAGCTCCAACTGCTATTGCTAATACATCCAGCTATAAAAACTTGACACAAACAGCTGCTGATGAAATCACAGTTGAATTCACAGAAGGCGTTAAGTTGCTTGGTGGGCTTAAGGAATCGCTAGCCAAAGACTTCACAGTTGTTCGTGATTCAGACAACAAAACTTTGACAGCTAATAAAGATTTTGTGATTAAAACTGTTGTTGCAAACACAGTTGTGATTCAGCTTCTTGATCAACCAGGTAGAGCTGATGAAACTTACTACAATGTAAGCTTTGCAGGTTCTAAATATCTTACAGATGCAAGCACAAACGTAGTAAATGATGCTGCTAAATTCAGTGTTACACAAACTGCGAAAAAGTATGCTGCAACTGCATCTGATGTTAAACTTGCAGCTGCTCAAAAAGCTCTAGATGATGCTAAAGCTGCTCAAGTTATCGCTGATAAAGCAGCAAGTGATGCAGCAACAGCTAAAACTGCAGCTGATAAAGCAGCAAGTGATGCAGCAGTAGCTAAAACTGCAGCTGATAAAGCAGCAAGTGATGCAGTAATAGCTCAAGCTGCAGCTAATAAAGCAGTAGCAGAAGATGATGGAACTGATCCAGTCGCTCTTGCAGCTCTTAAAGCAGAAAAGGCTAAAGCTGATAAAGCAGTAACTGATACAGCAGCAGAAAAAGTTATCACTGATAAAGCAGCTACTGATACAGCAGCAGAAAAAGTTAAGGCTGATAAAGCAGCTACTGATACAGCAGCAGAAAAAGTTAAAGCTGATAAAGCAGTAACTGATGCACAAGCAGCACTTGACGAATTGACGAAGAAGAACTAA
- a CDS encoding S-layer homology domain-containing protein, whose protein sequence is MSSRLRAIFSIMLTAVLIVSFFPPGLVKAASDPVAGQYFQFKKFSTDQSSPTMVNSETVDLEGSFNGVSADSISFQVDSLIGDKVIPGMNGADVKPIVENEKNFTFPGIKLSQGLNRITVSGMTGNGSKASGAAYVNFSNVPAIYDIKLPDGTPLTEDKQTIVHNANLTLMLQAPNAVEVMVNNTKMYNGGSATFILNDIKLNPGLNKLNFVAITDMGTHTYSVSREVIYAPEEIGTPYNTVIGSTKVDDGVILSGTVEGKLSGSIIFNNPSNPTTPPVDPKDFDVSISTGATTGIEFTSKANITNKTVLGSSVVFDYVTVNNVKLTQSGDYSIFYNNISYGTMDVLPLKFTYHKDATAYITGIEQLYSVTASGNKVSYTSSAQFTEGNLFELPVWIKVKTNDASAAKDVSISSLQKGAESGSLTKEEFTDQSGYKVYKITGLPAGEQILKFSVKNSDGYEEDHKQFAINYISAPFIELTNIYNNQVFTNVNQFTEIKGRLVNFTTADKDKLQLSINGNTQTLTVDTDFKFNIGVTGDSMKLVGGPNKISISGTANGIPVSTNITVYLFPDNLPAVDGLKPLPVGQTKDTDQLFKPTANLQYSTYETNADIQFVVTNTEEVVVMVDGKQLVVSNRVGSTDEWKSKDADGNDYGALHAVKIGLTGYQFTLDNIALPKTGLKSIVVQARLGAASVSQTLQITRELSPYVILSPKLPNESVIKQNFMDVSIKADGADQVLLGKTPMVKGEQDIFRLELDGLKKGKNTIKFTVVQGTQKINGSFDVTYSDEVIQGAQFKTKLTTSGKLTAFKGDVTIQFPKGTMLRDATPSPGSSNTPTINLFDSQNILLGIADPQDGRTVKLYNPVGEKEGNVYQDGKLVRIDANSYAATLLIPKQHFGYASNMYWIDPGYFKQPLLTTDFETVVATHPYKKNNEFFGNHLGKWLEPTQQGTITLSYDSNLTNAASEGISIWKNDGTSWVNMGGKVNTGKKTITSTFDGFGYYAVMSLRYSYDDIVAHPTARPDLELMLAKGIMNPKDSNQFNVYGELSRGEFATMLVKMLDIPLDYDPNNLTFGDVPKYGDYRWDYRYIETAVKKGIIRGIAPRVFSPNAALSREEAANMVARAMNLKLGQQDKDLAALQKSFTDANTISSPYSITSILAVTKAGIITGIPNKLLQGQKKVTYRFDPNAKLNRADGAVIAKRVMTKMKKL, encoded by the coding sequence GTGTCTAGCCGACTTAGAGCCATATTTAGCATAATGCTGACAGCGGTACTGATTGTGTCGTTCTTTCCGCCAGGACTTGTAAAGGCAGCTTCCGATCCGGTTGCAGGCCAATACTTTCAATTTAAGAAATTCAGTACGGATCAATCCTCTCCAACGATGGTTAACAGCGAAACCGTGGATCTGGAAGGCAGCTTTAACGGGGTATCCGCTGACAGCATTTCATTCCAAGTGGATTCATTGATCGGTGATAAAGTCATTCCCGGGATGAACGGTGCAGATGTGAAGCCGATCGTCGAGAATGAGAAGAACTTTACTTTCCCGGGAATTAAGCTTTCCCAAGGGCTTAATCGTATCACGGTATCCGGTATGACCGGGAACGGAAGCAAGGCGAGCGGAGCTGCTTACGTTAACTTCTCGAACGTTCCGGCCATCTATGACATCAAGCTTCCGGATGGAACGCCATTAACGGAAGACAAGCAGACGATTGTCCATAATGCCAACCTGACCCTCATGCTGCAAGCGCCTAACGCTGTGGAGGTTATGGTCAATAACACGAAAATGTACAATGGGGGAAGCGCTACATTCATTTTAAATGACATTAAGCTGAACCCGGGATTGAACAAGCTGAATTTTGTAGCCATCACGGACATGGGCACTCATACATACAGCGTGAGCCGTGAAGTGATCTATGCTCCAGAAGAAATAGGGACCCCGTATAATACGGTCATTGGCTCGACTAAGGTCGATGACGGCGTAATATTAAGCGGGACTGTCGAAGGGAAACTTAGCGGTTCAATCATATTTAATAATCCCTCGAATCCGACGACACCACCTGTTGATCCTAAAGACTTTGACGTATCAATCAGCACAGGTGCGACTACAGGAATAGAGTTCACCTCAAAAGCGAATATTACGAATAAAACCGTTTTGGGTTCTTCGGTCGTATTTGATTACGTAACAGTTAACAATGTTAAACTTACCCAAAGTGGAGACTACTCGATTTTTTATAACAATATTTCTTATGGAACGATGGACGTTCTTCCTTTGAAATTTACCTATCATAAGGACGCGACTGCTTATATCACAGGTATTGAACAGCTATACAGCGTTACAGCCTCCGGTAATAAAGTGTCCTATACTTCAAGCGCGCAATTTACGGAGGGGAACCTGTTTGAACTGCCCGTGTGGATCAAGGTGAAAACGAATGATGCTTCTGCAGCGAAGGATGTAAGTATTTCATCGCTTCAAAAGGGTGCCGAGTCCGGGTCCCTGACGAAAGAAGAATTTACAGATCAGTCCGGTTATAAAGTGTACAAAATTACTGGACTGCCTGCGGGAGAGCAAATCCTGAAATTTTCGGTGAAAAATTCCGATGGCTATGAGGAAGATCATAAGCAGTTTGCCATTAACTATATTTCAGCTCCATTTATCGAATTGACAAACATTTATAACAACCAGGTGTTCACAAACGTCAATCAATTCACGGAGATCAAAGGCCGGTTAGTCAACTTTACAACGGCCGACAAGGATAAACTTCAATTATCGATTAACGGGAATACCCAAACCCTTACAGTAGACACGGACTTTAAATTTAATATTGGGGTTACGGGCGACAGCATGAAGCTGGTTGGCGGTCCGAACAAAATCAGCATTTCGGGCACAGCCAATGGAATTCCGGTATCCACGAATATTACGGTATATCTGTTCCCTGACAATCTTCCGGCCGTAGACGGGCTTAAGCCGCTTCCGGTTGGTCAGACTAAGGATACAGATCAATTATTTAAGCCGACAGCGAATCTTCAGTACTCTACCTATGAGACAAATGCAGATATTCAATTCGTTGTCACAAACACCGAAGAAGTGGTTGTGATGGTGGACGGCAAGCAGTTAGTCGTTTCCAATCGAGTAGGCAGCACCGATGAATGGAAGAGCAAAGATGCCGACGGTAATGATTATGGAGCATTGCATGCGGTAAAAATAGGGTTAACCGGTTATCAGTTTACGCTCGACAATATTGCGCTTCCGAAGACCGGGCTTAAATCCATTGTCGTTCAGGCAAGACTGGGAGCGGCATCCGTCTCTCAAACTTTGCAAATTACGCGGGAGCTTTCGCCTTACGTGATTCTGTCGCCTAAGCTGCCGAACGAGAGCGTAATCAAACAGAACTTTATGGATGTCAGTATCAAAGCCGATGGAGCCGACCAGGTTCTGCTTGGCAAAACCCCGATGGTCAAAGGCGAGCAGGACATCTTCCGCCTTGAACTGGATGGATTGAAAAAAGGCAAGAATACCATTAAGTTTACGGTAGTTCAGGGAACGCAAAAAATTAATGGATCTTTTGATGTGACGTATTCCGATGAAGTCATTCAAGGAGCCCAATTTAAGACGAAGCTGACAACCTCAGGCAAATTGACCGCCTTTAAAGGGGATGTAACGATTCAATTCCCGAAAGGCACGATGCTTCGTGACGCAACGCCGTCACCAGGTTCTTCGAATACACCAACGATCAATTTGTTTGACAGTCAGAATATTCTGCTCGGCATCGCCGATCCTCAGGATGGACGTACGGTGAAGCTGTATAATCCGGTGGGTGAAAAAGAAGGAAATGTGTATCAGGATGGCAAGCTTGTTCGAATTGATGCCAACAGCTATGCAGCAACGTTACTTATTCCGAAGCAGCATTTTGGATATGCCTCCAACATGTACTGGATCGATCCGGGGTACTTTAAGCAGCCGCTATTGACGACAGATTTTGAAACCGTGGTAGCGACTCACCCATACAAGAAGAATAATGAATTCTTCGGCAACCATCTGGGAAAATGGTTAGAGCCTACTCAGCAAGGCACCATTACCTTGTCGTATGATTCGAATCTCACGAATGCAGCATCCGAAGGGATCTCGATCTGGAAGAATGACGGCACTTCATGGGTAAATATGGGCGGTAAAGTGAACACGGGTAAAAAGACCATAACCTCAACCTTTGATGGATTTGGTTATTATGCCGTTATGAGTCTTCGTTACAGCTACGATGACATTGTGGCGCATCCGACAGCCCGTCCGGATCTGGAGCTCATGCTTGCGAAAGGAATTATGAACCCGAAGGATTCCAACCAGTTTAACGTGTATGGTGAACTAAGCCGCGGCGAATTCGCTACCATGCTCGTGAAGATGCTGGATATTCCTTTGGACTATGATCCGAATAACCTGACCTTTGGAGATGTTCCGAAATACGGCGATTACAGATGGGATTACCGTTATATTGAAACGGCCGTTAAAAAAGGTATCATTCGCGGTATCGCACCAAGAGTCTTCTCACCGAATGCGGCATTATCGCGCGAAGAAGCAGCGAATATGGTGGCAAGAGCCATGAACCTGAAGCTCGGACAGCAGGATAAGGATCTGGCTGCGCTGCAAAAATCCTTTACAGACGCTAACACGATCAGTTCCCCTTATTCGATTACATCGATTCTTGCCGTAACTAAAGCGGGTATTATTACGGGCATCCCGAATAAGCTGCTGCAAGGACAGAAGAAGGTAACCTACCGCTTTGATCCGAATGCCAAGCTCAACAGAGCAGATGGTGCGGTCATTGCCAAGCGTGTTATGACGAAGATGAAGAAGCTGTAG
- a CDS encoding glycosyltransferase family 4 protein has protein sequence MLMIAIIGCIVSLALALLLTPLVKKFAIKIGAVDVPNARKVHTRIMPRLGGLAIYLAFMLSMFAILPFVADHFSIRDTNFIKAFLIGGSLIVLTGALDDRFELSAKVKLLGQIIAASVVVFGFDIKVDFVNIPFNDTYSSLENWIAIPLTIFWIVGVTNAINLIDGLDGLAAGVSGIAIGTILVMSLLMGNLTVALVCLLLLGAILGFLFFNFHPAQIFMGDTGSLFLGFCLAMLSMLGFKQIAIVSFITPLIIIGVPLSDTFFAIVRRWIQKKPIFAPDKGHLHHCLREIGFSHRQSVLIVYGIAAFFGVLAVIQSSAAMYEANWVTFVVICVMMFFLQIGAEVIGLVGKTKRPILDLIARLRMKVGEERSSKL, from the coding sequence ATGTTAATGATAGCCATCATCGGATGTATTGTGTCATTAGCCTTGGCACTGCTGCTAACGCCGCTGGTGAAAAAATTTGCGATTAAGATCGGCGCCGTCGATGTCCCGAACGCCCGAAAAGTGCATACGAGAATCATGCCCCGGCTTGGTGGATTGGCGATATATCTGGCATTTATGCTGTCCATGTTTGCCATCCTACCATTTGTCGCGGATCATTTTTCCATTCGGGATACGAACTTTATTAAAGCCTTTTTGATTGGCGGCTCGCTGATCGTCTTGACCGGCGCCCTGGATGACCGTTTTGAACTGTCTGCCAAGGTGAAGTTGCTCGGTCAGATCATCGCCGCATCCGTCGTCGTATTCGGATTTGACATCAAAGTTGATTTTGTGAATATACCTTTTAATGATACGTATTCGTCTCTGGAGAACTGGATTGCGATTCCGCTCACCATCTTCTGGATTGTCGGCGTGACGAACGCCATCAACCTGATCGATGGGCTGGACGGTCTGGCCGCCGGCGTATCCGGCATCGCGATTGGCACGATCCTCGTGATGTCGCTCCTGATGGGCAACCTGACGGTAGCGCTGGTATGTCTCTTGCTCCTTGGAGCGATTCTTGGATTCCTGTTCTTTAACTTTCATCCGGCACAGATATTCATGGGCGACACAGGCTCGCTGTTCCTGGGCTTCTGCCTGGCGATGCTGTCCATGCTCGGATTTAAGCAGATTGCGATTGTATCCTTTATTACTCCGCTGATTATTATCGGCGTACCCCTCTCGGACACGTTCTTTGCGATCGTGCGCCGCTGGATTCAGAAGAAACCGATCTTCGCTCCGGACAAGGGCCACCTGCATCACTGCCTGCGGGAAATTGGCTTCAGCCACCGCCAGTCTGTTCTCATCGTGTACGGCATCGCCGCTTTCTTCGGTGTCCTGGCAGTCATTCAGTCCTCCGCCGCGATGTATGAAGCGAATTGGGTCACCTTCGTTGTGATCTGCGTGATGATGTTCTTCCTGCAGATCGGCGCGGAAGTGATCGGCCTTGTCGGCAAGACGAAGCGTCCGATTCTGGATTTGATTGCAAGGCTGCGAATGAAGGTTGGCGAGGAACGCAGTTCCAAGCTTTAG
- a CDS encoding WecB/TagA/CpsF family glycosyltransferase: MYGLQVSRLGMEDTVKYITRVIQSEERRPFQVITANPIMVMKALEEPEYMKIMREAELLVPDGTGVVWAAARTETPVAERVAGFDLLHELMRAGEDYHWKVYLLGSTPEVIQATAERLHLQYPGVEISGFRDGYFKPDQDAEVIADIRKAAPDILFVARAADTQEPWIARYKEQLGVPLMMGVGGSFDVISGKSKRAPKLFQKLRAEWLYRLLKEPTRAGRMLALPKFVLKVVRDKENMTKPR, translated from the coding sequence ATGTACGGTCTGCAGGTAAGCAGATTGGGCATGGAGGACACAGTAAAGTATATAACCCGTGTTATACAATCCGAAGAACGCAGACCTTTTCAGGTCATTACGGCGAACCCGATCATGGTGATGAAGGCTCTGGAGGAGCCGGAGTACATGAAGATCATGCGGGAAGCAGAGCTTCTGGTACCAGATGGTACCGGAGTGGTATGGGCAGCAGCAAGAACAGAAACGCCTGTTGCGGAGCGCGTTGCCGGATTTGACCTTCTGCATGAGTTAATGAGGGCCGGAGAAGACTACCACTGGAAAGTATATTTGCTCGGTTCTACGCCGGAAGTGATTCAAGCGACGGCAGAAAGGTTACATTTGCAGTATCCGGGTGTCGAAATCTCGGGATTTCGTGATGGCTATTTTAAGCCAGATCAGGATGCGGAAGTGATCGCCGACATTCGCAAGGCGGCTCCGGATATTCTGTTCGTTGCACGTGCGGCGGATACGCAGGAACCTTGGATTGCTCGCTATAAGGAACAGCTGGGTGTTCCCCTGATGATGGGCGTCGGCGGAAGCTTTGATGTCATATCGGGCAAGTCCAAGCGGGCACCGAAATTATTTCAAAAACTTCGTGCCGAATGGCTGTACCGTCTTCTGAAGGAGCCAACAAGGGCTGGAAGAATGCTTGCGCTGCCGAAATTCGTACTTAAAGTGGTGCGTGATAAAGAAAACATGACAAAACCCAGATAA
- the csaB gene encoding polysaccharide pyruvyl transferase CsaB, translated as MVTSPQKTIVISGYYGFKNSGDEAVLQSILTALEEKGKQAGVQINPVVLSIDPEWTTSTYGVQAVHRMKLGEVRQALKNSSGLISGGGSLLQDATSPKTIPYYLGVIKLAQWMNKPVFVYSQGVGPVNRKLFNPLIKNAFKKCEYISVRDVQSAELLQSMGLQSSRIQVVPDPVMGLTPESENAASIAPDADQQLPVIGISVRYWDPERRELQGIAEGLRAFCEKQPAHLRFLPFHFPGDEKASQEIIGQLGDIASGGSKVSVCREAVLPRQMLAEVGQCDLVIGMRLHSLIYAANQLVPLIGVSYDPKIDHFLKRLDITPVGTSSSLDPGKLTAEISRLLTGAEAWKEAGKPRIDKLKQEAQAPAQHIIDFLFKMN; from the coding sequence ATGGTCACCTCTCCTCAAAAGACAATAGTCATCTCGGGTTATTACGGCTTTAAGAACAGCGGCGATGAGGCTGTGCTCCAGTCCATATTGACGGCTCTAGAAGAGAAGGGGAAGCAGGCAGGGGTTCAGATTAACCCTGTCGTGCTCTCCATCGATCCGGAATGGACCACCTCCACCTACGGTGTGCAGGCGGTTCACCGCATGAAATTGGGTGAAGTGAGACAAGCTCTTAAGAACAGCAGCGGTTTGATCAGCGGTGGCGGAAGTCTTTTGCAGGATGCGACCAGCCCGAAGACCATTCCTTACTATCTGGGTGTGATCAAGCTGGCCCAGTGGATGAACAAGCCTGTGTTTGTGTACTCCCAGGGTGTTGGTCCCGTGAACCGGAAGCTGTTTAATCCGTTGATCAAAAATGCCTTTAAAAAATGTGAATACATTTCGGTGCGTGATGTGCAGTCCGCAGAGCTGCTGCAAAGCATGGGGCTGCAGAGCAGCCGCATCCAGGTGGTACCCGATCCCGTCATGGGGCTGACCCCTGAATCGGAGAACGCTGCTTCCATAGCTCCTGATGCGGATCAACAGCTGCCTGTTATCGGTATTTCCGTCCGTTACTGGGACCCGGAGCGCAGAGAATTACAAGGGATTGCGGAAGGTCTTCGCGCATTCTGCGAGAAGCAGCCGGCGCATCTCCGATTTCTGCCTTTTCACTTTCCTGGCGACGAGAAAGCCTCCCAGGAAATCATTGGGCAGCTCGGTGATATTGCTTCCGGTGGAAGCAAGGTGTCGGTATGCAGGGAGGCTGTCCTTCCCCGGCAGATGCTGGCGGAGGTGGGGCAATGCGATCTCGTGATTGGGATGAGACTCCACAGTCTGATCTATGCCGCCAACCAGCTTGTCCCGCTGATCGGCGTTTCCTATGATCCGAAGATCGATCACTTTTTGAAAAGACTGGATATAACGCCTGTTGGAACAAGCAGCTCGCTTGACCCCGGGAAGCTGACGGCAGAAATTTCCCGTCTCCTGACCGGCGCAGAGGCTTGGAAGGAAGCGGGTAAGCCGCGTATCGACAAGCTGAAGCAGGAAGCCCAGGCGCCTGCGCAGCATATCATTGATTTTTTATTTAAAATGAACTAA